The following DNA comes from Kluyveromyces lactis strain NRRL Y-1140 chromosome E complete sequence.
AAGTTTCCCCTCGTTGGCAACACAGGAATCACCATGGTTCACTTGGTCCACTGCTATTAGCTTCCCAAGCTTATACTGGTATTTTTCAGGGTTCGCTTGGATCTGTTTGTGGAAATATTTCACGTACCATTCCCATATGCTCTTTGTCATACCCGTTCCATGTAGAAACACGATGTTAACCTCGGGAACAGCTCTAAGATCCTCAGTTTCGTAGACATCGTAGAAAATCTCAAGAACGTCGGTCCCACTCAACGTACTCCGGTAATCAGTTCTTGGTACAGCTGCAGTCACCCTTTTCGTCGATTTTATCATATTATTACTGAATTATTAGGGGAGTTGTAACCTGATATCAATAATGTGCCCTAAGAGATTACACATTCAACTGATTATCACCATCAAGCATCATGGGGACATACTTATAATCCATATATGTTTACTTATATATCTTTATATCTGGATCAAACTGACTTAAAGTGGAGAAGAATATAGAACTTCGGACATAATCCTTGGCAATGAGTAATGAAACAAAGACCGTTTCTCCAAAAGTATGTTAAAGGAAACAGGCCCAAAGTTCATAGGGGAACTCTGCATGCAGATTAAGCTTGGGGAAGAATACTCTTGGTTAAAGCTTATTGTGTTTAGTTTTCTATGAATGTTAGTTAGATATGTCAGACTTGTGTTACAATTAGTTTAGAGATgtatttgaattgattgatgTTATGAAGAGATTAGTGTAATAAGaacagagaaagaatttaGAATTATTAAGGTAAAAACAGGCAGATATGGGATTACCAAAATGAAGTGAAATGGgtaaagagaaaaaaaggcaTTGTCATTTACTCGCTTTGAGACTCTACGTCAGTCTCCACGTCAGTTTGCACCTCCGAATGCAAACTCAGTTTGACGGGTTTCGTCAGTTTTGGCGAGCCCAGGGAAGGGCGAGGACCCTGTTTAGAGTCACTATCATCGCTTGGATTACTAGTTCTATCTGAATCAGTAGTAGTAATATCAGAAGCACTTATCGTAGCAGCAGACGTAGAATTATTGTTAACGGGAGGGGGTGTTGGTGGGGGCAACGCCAGGTCAAAGCTTCCCGAAGGTCTTCTCTTGTGTGGTGATGAAAGGGACATAAGCGTCTCTATCGCTTCCACCTCTGATGGTTGCGAATTTGACGACGATGATGTTCTAGTAATCTTTGGATGGGTTGAGGATAACGAcctttgttttttcttgggACTTTGTAACGCTTTCAAGAACGCTACCTGCGCAGAATTCTCACCGGCTAAATCTTCTAAATCATCCTTTAGTTTCAACCCCATCGTATCGTGTGCCAATACGGACTTTGATGCATTTCTCGTTTCCTTAATGGCAGAAGGAAGTGTTTCCAGTTCCGTATCTGAATCCTGAGCGAAAACGTTGCTATAAGAACTAGGTTTCACCTCGTTTGTCACTTGAGCAGCATCGTCAATCGATTCATCTAACCCGCGTTTCGAATGCTGAAGCATATTCTGTTGCATCTTGACGTATGCATAATTTAACCTTGATTTAAGGTTATTCGAAATTTCACGTATCGGTTTCTGAGTCGCAACAACAGGTTTATGAACAGGACTTTGCAACTCTAGCGATGGCGAAAGAAACAGCTCCTGGTTTTTTGACTTGGGAGTTTCAGGTGGTATCAGATTGGTAAACTTTGAATGTTGTAAACCTACCGGTGATTGCGGTATGGCGATCTCTCCAGAGTGTGATGAGTGAGTGAATCTTTTTGGACTTGCCAGAGAGGGCGCCCCCTCGAGATTTCCCACAGTTGCCGAAGATTGTCTCGGCGAGGGCAAAAAACTAGGCCTGGACCCGGAATCATTTTTATTACTGTCACTCAACGGTGAAGGAGTCTCTGGAGACTCTTCACCCAGCAGTGAGCCGGCTCTTTGTCTCTTCGGAGTCCCTTccataattcttttttataCCTTGATTAAACGGAACAAATAAAGGATACGCACACAGTGACAGAAGCTTATAGATGGTATCAAACAGTAACTTAAAGAACAGTTAGTCGGTAAATGTTTATATTTTATACCgcttttcaatatctcCCCTAAAGTTTCACTTGTAATACCGTAATATCTCACTGgacagaaaacaaaataataacTCTCTGCGAAAAATGTAATGTTCCACCGGTAAAACACGTGTATAACTGGTCACAAATAAAAATATCAACGGAACACACTCAGTAAACCGTGTTTCGAGTGCCTTAAGACGCGTTGATGATCTTGTTTTACAGGTTTCGTCCCTTGTTGCCATATATAAGTCCAGTGTTTGGTTTGCTTGTTTTCCAATTAAGTCATTTCAATAACAAAGGAAAATTGGCGACCAAGCATGTTACCCGGAAAATTAGGATAATACCAATCTGGATCGGTACTTCACCGAGGTAAACTACCTATCTCATCGCTGATGCCGATCGTTATGGAGGATTTTAATATTAACATTACAAGTCCATATATGTGTATATGTGTAAATGTACATACAGAGGGATAGAGAGTGAAGAAACCTCTCAGATTCAGGAGAAATTTATCAGTCTGGTTCTCCTCCTAGAGATGGTGTTCGATCTTCTCTGATCTGCTGGTAAGGACGATACTCCGGTCTCCTTTAATGTGTTAATATCGTGCCTGTTGCAGATCGTGTGTTCGTGGTTAAATACGTAGTAGTCTTGTCCGATGACCTTTGCGCATATGTAACATTTCAAACATGATGGATGGAACCGTTCGTTCTTGTCGTTCTCTAGACACTCACCTTCGATGAATCCGTTGCACACTTTGCATATAGAGTTATTCTTCTCATGAAAGTGTAATTGGCAATAAGGTTGGTCGTCTAGGATGTAGCAGGGGACTCTCTTCGAGAATGGTTTGGAACAAGTGATACATTTGAAACATCCACGGTGCCACTGCCCAGACAACTCGTTTTCGTGTTTTGAATAGATACCTTTTCCGACGACTTCTTTGTGACAGTTACGACATGGTCCGTGGCCCGGTGGGTATACTTCCATCGGAGTTTGTTCGTGTAACTCCTGTTGTCTTGGTAAGGAGTCTCGTATCTTCTCTGGAGGTGTTTGGATTGGCTCGTGAGATTCTTTATGGAAATTGTAAAAAGTTGGAGTAGAATTACTTTGTAGGGACATTAAGGTGCCTTCCTCGTCAGGGCGTTGCATTTCTGGAATATTTATCATCTGGGGTTCGTAATGGGATAAATATGCGCTTGATTTTTTTAAATGGGTTTGTTTTGTACCTAGTTCCAATGACAACTCTTGGTCTGGAGTTAACCCTTTATTTCTCGTCAAAGTCACGGTGTCCAATTCTGCAATCAGTTTCTCCATTGCAGTAAGTTTACCGTCCGGAGAGTTAAGCTCAGGTTCAGCTGATTTAGACACGATTTCAGGTTCAACGACGACTGACGGTA
Coding sequences within:
- the SRL3 gene encoding DNA-binding protein SRL3 (weakly similar to uniprot|Q12416 Saccharomyces cerevisiae YOR083W WHI5 Protein that regulates the critical cell size required for passage through Start and commitment to cell division; may act upstream of SCB binding factor (SBF) and MCB binding factor (MBF); periodically expressed in G1), translated to MEGTPKRQRAGSLLGEESPETPSPLSDSNKNDSGSRPSFLPSPRQSSATVGNLEGAPSLASPKRFTHSSHSGEIAIPQSPVGLQHSKFTNLIPPETPKSKNQELFLSPSLELQSPVHKPVVATQKPIREISNNLKSRLNYAYVKMQQNMLQHSKRGLDESIDDAAQVTNEVKPSSYSNVFAQDSDTELETLPSAIKETRNASKSVLAHDTMGLKLKDDLEDLAGENSAQVAFLKALQSPKKKQRSLSSTHPKITRTSSSSNSQPSEVEAIETLMSLSSPHKRRPSGSFDLALPPPTPPPVNNNSTSAATISASDITTTDSDRTSNPSDDSDSKQGPRPSLGSPKLTKPVKLSLHSEVQTDVETDVESQSE